Proteins encoded by one window of Astatotilapia calliptera chromosome 13, fAstCal1.2, whole genome shotgun sequence:
- the lhcgr gene encoding LOW QUALITY PROTEIN: lutropin-choriogonadotropic hormone receptor (The sequence of the model RefSeq protein was modified relative to this genomic sequence to represent the inferred CDS: deleted 1 base in 1 codon): MWTSPSVSLLLFVSLFHGCRNFVCPRICRCFSNAIRCNNITQGAAPVMDHRDRRLFLYHLSLQTISSHSFEGLKGVQRIEITQSVTLKTIETLAFNNLLSLSEISIQNTRSLMHIGRGAFNNLPKLRYLSISNTGIAVFPDVTSISSLESEFVLDICDNIFLLEIPTNAFTGMSKEYVTMNLYNNGIRKIHEHAFNGTKIDKLVLKNNRNLRVIHKDAFTGGTGPGVLDVSATALTKLPSQGLESVLVLFAQSAYTLKSLPPLQGLWSLREAHLTYNSHCCALLNWNTHRDLPINPVWNNSSTACIERDPAGRVQPVIGGLTDTSLLTGVPYFSEGDLLAEDESYEDVNFHYPELDLCQTTLTLVCTPEADAFNPCEDIAGFSFLRVAIWFINLLAITGNLTVLLVFFSSRNKLTVPRFLMCHLAFADLCIGVYLLMIATVDLRTRGSYSQHAIEWQTGPGCSAAGFLSVFGGELSVYTLSTIILERWHTITNAMQVERHLVLMQAAGIMAVGWLICLGMGILPLIGVSSYTKVSMCLPMDIETPLAQAFVIIILLLNVGAFLVVCVCYVLIYLAVKNPDLPRRSADTRIAQRMAVLIFTDFLCMAPISFFAISAAFKFPLITVTNSKILLVLFFPINSCANPFLYAIFTKAFRKDAYKLMSTIGCCINKAAHTERK, translated from the exons ATGTGGACATCGCCGTCAGTATCCCTGCTCCTGTTCGTCTCATTGTTCCATGGATGCAGGAATTTCGTGTGCCCGAGGATCTGCCGATGTTTCTCCAATGCAATCAGGTGCAACAATATAACACAAGGGGCAGCTCCAGTGATGGACCACAGGGATAGAAGATT GTTTCTTTATCATCTGTCTTTGCAAACAATTTCAAGCCATTCCTTTGAAGGTTTAAAAGGAGTCCAGAGGAT AGAGATTACTCAAAGCGTAACCCTGAAAACCATTGAGACATTAGCATTTAACAACCTCCTCAGCCTCTCTGAAAT CTCAATCCAGAACACAAGAAGTCTCATGCACATTGGCAGAGGAGCATTTAACAACCTCCCCAAACTTCGCTACTT GAGTATTTCAAATACCGGTATTGCAGTTTTTCCTGATGTCACATCAATCAGTTCACTTGAATCTGAGTTCGTCTT GGATATATGCGACAACATCTTCCTTCTAGAAATACCCACAAACGCTTTCACTGGAATGTCAAAGGAATATGTTACAAT GAACCTGTACAACAATGGCATAAGAAAAATACACGAGCATGCCTTCAACGGAACAAAGATAGATAAGct ggtattaaaaaataatcgaaACCTTAGAGTGATCCATAAAGATGCTTTCACAGGAGGCACGGGCCCTGGAGTCTT GGATGTTTCTGCCACAGCTCTCACAAAGCTGCCATCACAGGGACTGGAGTCAGTTCTAGTGTTGTTTGCTCAGTCCGCCTACACCTTGAAGAGTCTGCCTCCTCTGCAGGGACTGTGGAGTCTGCGAGAAGCTCATCTCACCTACAACAGCCACTGCTGTGCACTGCTGAACTGGAACACTCACAG AGACTTACCAATTAATCCTGTGTGGAATAACAGCTCTACAGCCTGTATTGAGAGAGATCCAGCCGGCAG GGTTCAGCCTGTAATCGGAGGGTTAACAGACACATCTCTACTTACGGGCGTGCCGTACTTCTCGGAAGGTGACCTGCTTGCTGAAGATGAAAGCTATGAAGATGTGAATTTCCACTATCCAGAACTGGACCTCTGCCAGACCACCCTCACTCTGGTTTGCACACCTGAGGCAGATGCTTTCAACCCCTGTGAAGACATCGCGGGTTTCAGTTTTCTCAGAGTAGCTATTTGGTTCATCAATTTATTGGCTATTACAGGTAATCTGACAGTGCTGCTGGTCTTCTTCAGCAGCCGGAACAAGCTGACAGTACCTCGCTTCCTCATGTGCCACCTGGCTTTTGCC GACCTTTGCATTGGGGTCTACCTTCTGATGATAGCTACTGTAGACTTGCGTACTCGTGGTAGCTACAGTCAGCACGCCATTGAATGGCAGACAGGACCTGGTTGTAGTGCTGCTGGCTTCCTGTCAGTTTTTGGTGGGGAGCTGTCAGTTTACACACTTTCTACCATCATCCTGGAGCGTTGGCACACCATCACCAATGCTATGCAGGTAGAGCGCCACCTGGTTCTTATGCAAGCTGCAGGCATAATGGCAGTAGGTTGGCTCATCTGTCTGGGGATGGGGATACTGCCCTTGATTGGTGTCAGTAGCTACACCAAAGTCAGCATGTGCTTACCCATGGACATAGAGACTCCTTTGGCTCAGGCTTTTGTCATAATTATCCTGCTCCTCAATGTGGGCGCCTTCCTTGTTGTTTGCGTTTGCTATGTGCTGATCTACCTGGCTGTAAAAAACCCTGACTTACCCAGAAGAAGTGCAGACACCAGGATCGCACAGCGCATGGCGGTACTCATCTTCACGGATTTTCTGTGCATGGCACCCATCTCCTTCTTTGCCATCTCTGCTGCTTTTAAGTTTCCCCTCATCACAGTTACCAACTCCAAAATTCTGTTGGTCCTCTTTTTTCCCATCAATTCGTGTGCCAATCCCTTCCTCTATGCTATCTTCACTAAAGCTTTCAGAAAGGATGCTTATAAACTCATGAGTACCATAGGCTGCTGTATAAACAAGGCTGCTCATACAGAAAGGaaatag